DNA sequence from the Pseudomonadota bacterium genome:
AGTCCGCGCACTAAATGAGGATTTACTTTAAAAGGAATATCAAGGGAATTTAATTCTTTTAAAATAGTTTCAAAGTAATGTTCTGAGGACGTGTTTAGATAATTTCTAAAATGAGGAGCATCTTCCATAAGCTTTTTATCCTGAGGAGATTTTGAATCTAAAATGCGGAGTGGATTTTTAAGAAGACGTTCTTGGCTTTCGGGAGATAAATATTCTTTAACATTTTGAAAATATTCAACAAGCGCTGATTTATAACTTTCTCTGCTGGATGTATCTCCGAGGGTGTTAATTTCAAGGGTAAGATTTGGGATGCCGAGCCCTTTTAAAATATCAAAAGCAAGAGAAATAACTTCAATTTCAGCCCAAGAAGATTTGATTCCTAAAAATTCAATGCCAAATTGATGAAATTGTCTTTGACGACCTTTTTGGGGTCGATCATATCGAAACATAGGGCCTTCGTAAAAAAACTTTTGAGGAAGTGTTTGATGCAGACCGTTCATAAAGAGCGCGCGCATGATCGGCGCTGTGCCCTCAGGCCTTAAAATAATAGCTTCTTTATGAGAATCTTCACCTTTCTGTTCAACAACAAACATTTCTTTTCGAATAATGTCCGATGTTTCTCCCAAGGATCTCGAAAAAATTCCCTCATATTCAAGTAAGGGCGTTG
Encoded proteins:
- a CDS encoding histidine--tRNA ligase, whose protein sequence is MLLVRGTHDLIHKKAQLHRYITEYARTWAHKYGFFDISTPLLEYEGIFSRSLGETSDIIRKEMFVVEQKGEDSHKEAIILRPEGTAPIMRALFMNGLHQTLPQKFFYEGPMFRYDRPQKGRQRQFHQFGIEFLGIKSSWAEIEVISLAFDILKGLGIPNLTLEINTLGDTSSRESYKSALVEYFQNVKEYLSPESQERLLKNPLRILDSKSPQDKKLMEDAPHFRNYLNTSSEHYFETILKELNSLDIPFKVNPHLVRGLDYYSHTVFEITTPDLGAQSTLLAGGRYDALSTLMGNSTEIPAVGWAAGIERLSLLVEEKLTLPTPLQIAFIPLTEEQNQKTFLWSQKVRKEGFTVHFISEGKIAQKFKAATKLRAHYGLILGDEEEKTKTFTLKNFETGDQSKISQDSLISTLKSLNPL